A single window of Aspergillus oryzae RIB40 DNA, chromosome 8 DNA harbors:
- a CDS encoding flavin reductase family protein (conserved protein/domain typically associated with flavoprotein oxygenases, DIM6/NTAB family) — protein MFYEPGVTEHGLPHDPFKACVVPRPIGWISTKNKKGQCNLAPYSQFNNLTFDPPYVMFSSNQTATGARKDTVVNAEETGTFVWNLATWDLREAVNISAEQTPYGTDEFELCNITKEQATIVDVPMVKESPVKFECEYHTTVRLPGNPPMGTVDIVIGKVIGVHIADEVLTDGLLDIKKTQPIARCGYYQYTVVRDTFEMIIPNMSADVLYGLEGNAARNRQKNEENEESSSNQ, from the exons ATGTTTTACGAACCTGGTGTGACTGAGCATGGTCTCCCCCATGACCCTTTCAAG GCCTGCGTGGTTCCTCGTCCCATTGGGTGGATTTCCACcaagaataaaaaagggCAATGTAACTTGGCGCCTTACTCACAGTTCAACAACCTAACATTTGATCCGCCGTACGTTATGTTTTCTTCCAACCAGACCGCTACTGGCGCGCGCAAGGATACAGTGGTGAATGCTGAAGAAACGGGAACCTTTGTCTGGAACCTGGCGACCTGGGATCTGCGTGAAGCGGTTAATATCTCCGCCGAACAGACGCCCTATGGGACTGACGAATTTGAACTGTGCAATATCACCAAGGAGCAGGCGACAATCGTCGATGTTCCCATGGTGAAGGAGTCGCCTGTGAAGTTCGAATGCGAGTACCACACGACTGTTCGACTACCAGGAAACCCACCCATGGGGACCGTGGATATCGTCATTGGAAAGGTTATCGGGGTTCATATCGCCGATGAAGTACTCACTGATGGATTGctggatatcaagaaaaCCCAACCGATCGCTCGCTGCGGGTATTATCAGTATACCGTTGTTCGGGATACATTTGAGATGATAATTCCCAATATGTCGGCGGACGTTCTATATGGCTTGGAGGGCAATGCGGCTCGTAATCGCCAGAAGaatgaggagaatgaagagagTTCTAGCAACCAGTAG
- a CDS encoding polysaccharide lyase family 1 protein (predicted protein), translating into MKYAAVLTTVAALASRALGAGVSGTAEGFASSATGGGSATAVYPTTTDELVSYLGDDEARVIVLSQTFDFTNTEGTTTETGCAPWGTGSACQVAINKDDWCTNYESSAPSTSVTYDNAGSLGITVNSNKSLIGEGTKGVIKGKGLRIVNGVENVIIQNIAVTDINPKYVWGGDAITINQADLVWIDHVTTARIGRQHYVLGTEADNRVTLSNNYIDGESDYSATCDGHHYWNVYLDGSSDKVTMKGNYFYKTSGRAPKVQGNTYLHAVNNYWNDNSNHAFEIGSGGYVLAEGNTFADVTAAVEDSSFEGELFSSSSDADTCSSYIGRACKANSFTNSGDLSGTTVDVLSKFKGETVATADTASTAPASNAGQGNL; encoded by the exons ATGAAGTACGCCGCTGTTCTTACGACCGTTGCCGCCCTCGCCTCTCGGGCCTTGGGCGCTGGTGTCTCTGGCACCGCGGAGGGCTTCGCATCTAGCGCTACTGGTGGTGGCAGTGCCACCGCCGTCTACCCCACTACCACCGATGAGCTGGTCTCCTACCTCGGTGACGATGAGGCCCGTGTGATTGTTCTGAGCCAGACTTTCGACTTCACCAACACTGAGGGTACCACCACGGAGACTGGTTGCGCTCCTTGGGGAACTGGCTCCGCCTGCCAGGTGGCCATCAACAAGGATGACTGGTGCACCAACTACGAGTCCAGCGCTCCCTCCACCTCTGTGACCTA CGATAACGCCGGTTCTCTTGGTATCACTGTCAACTCCAACAAGTCCCTGATCGGCGAGGGCACCAAAGGTgtcatcaagggcaagggtCTCCGTATCGTCAACGGTGTCGAGAACGTCATTATCCA GAACATTGCTGTCACCGATATCAACCCCAAGTACGTCTGGGGTGGTGACGCCATCACTATCAACCAGGCCGATCTTGTCTGGATCGACCATGTGACC ACTGCTCGCATTGGTCGCCAGCACTACGTCCTCGGAACCGAGGCTGACAACCGCGTCACCCTCTCCAACAACTACATCGATGGAGAGTCTGACTACTCGGCCACCTGCGACGGCCACCACTACTGGAATGTCTACCTGGACGGCTCCAGCGACAAGGTTACTATGAAGGGTAACTACTTCTACAAGACCAGTGGCCGTGCTCCTAAGGTCCAGGGCAACACCTACCTGCACGCTGTCAACAACTACTGGAACGACAACTCCAACCACGCCTTCGAGATCGGCTCCGGTGGTTACGTCCTTGCTGAGGGTAACACCTTCGCCGACGTCACCGCCGCCGTCGAGGACTCCTCCTTCGAGGGTGagctcttctcctcctccagcgatGCCGACACCTGCAGCTCCTACATCGGCCGCGCTTGCAAGGCCAACTCGTTCACTAACTCGGGTGACCTCTCCGGCACCACCGTCGACGTTCTCTCCAAGTTCAAGGGTGAGACCGTTGCCACCGCTGACACCGCCAGCACTGCCCCTGCCTCCAATGCTGGTCAGGGTAACCTGTAG